A single region of the Variovorax paradoxus genome encodes:
- the thiS gene encoding sulfur carrier protein ThiS — MTIDVLINDKPFALPESATLVDALAALNAVPPFAVAVNREFVPRSAYAARALQPQDRIEVIRPVTGG, encoded by the coding sequence ATGACGATCGACGTGCTGATCAACGACAAGCCATTTGCGCTGCCCGAAAGCGCCACGCTGGTGGACGCGCTGGCCGCGCTGAACGCCGTGCCGCCTTTTGCAGTGGCGGTGAACCGCGAATTCGTGCCGCGCTCGGCCTATGCGGCGCGCGCACTGCAACCCCAAGACCGCATCGAAGTGATCCGCCCCGTGACCGGCGGCTGA
- a CDS encoding OmpA family protein gives MTKKTQIHRFSAVALGAAAILVLQGCSSYVSKGITDDGKATEVIFPSVENDAWLKEGTFPNLDNLRAVAPGVTKDQLFDLLGRPHFREGVASPREWDYIFHFRKPGGGVTTCQYKVIFDKDYKAQTFHWLPAGCGDVLAARAAPVAERPAAAAPAAPRKITLGADGLFRFDGGSLADLLPEGRRKLETLAGEIKSSVKSVDAVSVTGHTDRLGSSTYNNALSLARANTVRNYLAQSGVPAQTVQVQGKGESEPKVQCAQTRRAELIDCLAPNRRVEIEVFGGS, from the coding sequence ATGACGAAAAAAACGCAAATCCACCGCTTCTCGGCCGTCGCACTCGGGGCCGCCGCCATTCTGGTTCTGCAGGGCTGCAGCTCCTACGTGAGCAAGGGCATCACCGATGACGGCAAGGCCACCGAGGTGATCTTCCCCAGCGTGGAGAACGACGCCTGGCTGAAGGAAGGCACGTTCCCCAACCTGGACAACCTGCGTGCAGTGGCGCCGGGCGTCACCAAAGACCAGCTGTTCGATCTGCTCGGCCGCCCGCACTTTCGCGAAGGTGTGGCGAGCCCGCGCGAGTGGGACTACATCTTTCACTTTCGCAAGCCGGGCGGCGGCGTGACCACCTGCCAGTACAAGGTGATCTTCGACAAGGACTACAAGGCGCAGACCTTCCACTGGCTGCCCGCCGGCTGCGGCGACGTGCTGGCGGCGCGTGCGGCGCCCGTGGCCGAACGGCCGGCCGCTGCGGCCCCGGCTGCGCCGCGCAAGATCACGCTGGGTGCCGACGGGCTCTTCCGCTTCGACGGCGGCTCGCTGGCCGACCTGCTGCCCGAGGGCCGGCGCAAGCTCGAGACCCTGGCTGGCGAGATCAAGAGCAGCGTCAAGTCGGTGGATGCCGTCAGCGTGACGGGCCACACCGACCGCCTGGGCAGCAGCACCTACAACAACGCCCTTTCACTGGCGCGTGCCAACACCGTTCGCAACTACCTGGCGCAGTCCGGCGTGCCGGCACAGACCGTGCAGGTGCAAGGCAAGGGCGAATCCGAACCGAAGGTGCAATGCGCGCAAACCAGGCGCGCGGAGCTCATCGACTGCCTGGCGCCCAACCGCCGCGTGGAGATCGAAGTATTCGGCGGAAGCTGA
- a CDS encoding FAD-dependent oxidoreductase, whose protein sequence is MSLPFQSAAILGAGLMGRLLAVTLARAGCNVDLFDAASPTADGAAARVAAAMLAPLAESAVAPASVVRMGHYALTRWPELLAPLAQPVFFQREGTLVLWHRQDAAEAARLARVLARTTQQVPELAPMQTLDGSGIAALEPSLGQRFAQGLLLPGEGQLDNRALLSALLATLENSPNVQLHWQSPRAPSDFSPGAPGQPDRVIDCRGLGAKPQWNALRGVRGEVIRVHAPEVALQRPTRLVHPRYPLYIAPKPGGVFVIGATEIESDDMSPASVRSTLELLSAAYAVHSGFAEARILEIATQCRPTLPDNLPAIRQPHPRVLQINGLYRHGFMIAPAVLDAAMELLVHGRSQLAQSLGLEISDT, encoded by the coding sequence ATGAGCCTTCCGTTTCAATCGGCCGCCATCCTCGGCGCGGGGCTGATGGGGCGCTTGCTCGCGGTCACGCTGGCGCGGGCCGGCTGCAATGTCGATCTGTTCGATGCCGCCAGTCCCACGGCCGACGGCGCGGCGGCGCGCGTGGCGGCCGCCATGCTCGCGCCGCTGGCTGAATCCGCAGTAGCCCCAGCTTCAGTGGTGCGCATGGGCCACTACGCATTGACGCGCTGGCCCGAACTGCTGGCGCCGCTCGCACAGCCTGTGTTCTTTCAGCGCGAAGGCACGCTGGTGCTGTGGCACCGGCAAGATGCAGCAGAGGCTGCGCGGCTCGCGCGCGTGCTGGCCCGCACGACGCAGCAGGTGCCCGAACTGGCCCCCATGCAAACGCTCGACGGTAGCGGCATTGCCGCACTCGAGCCTTCATTGGGGCAGCGCTTCGCACAGGGGCTTTTGCTCCCCGGAGAAGGCCAGCTCGACAACCGCGCGCTGCTTTCTGCACTGCTCGCCACGCTGGAGAACAGCCCCAACGTGCAACTGCACTGGCAATCCCCTCGCGCACCAAGCGATTTTTCTCCGGGCGCACCCGGCCAGCCCGACCGCGTGATCGACTGCAGAGGGCTTGGCGCCAAGCCCCAGTGGAATGCACTGCGCGGCGTGCGCGGCGAAGTCATTCGCGTGCATGCGCCCGAGGTGGCATTGCAGCGGCCGACGCGGCTGGTGCATCCACGCTATCCGCTCTACATCGCGCCCAAGCCCGGCGGCGTGTTCGTGATTGGCGCGACCGAAATCGAATCGGACGACATGTCGCCCGCCAGCGTGCGCTCCACGCTCGAGCTGCTGAGCGCCGCCTATGCGGTGCACAGCGGCTTTGCCGAAGCCCGCATTCTGGAAATTGCGACGCAATGCCGCCCGACGCTGCCCGACAACCTGCCCGCCATCCGCCAGCCGCACCCGCGCGTGCTGCAGATCAACGGCCTGTACCGCCACGGTTTCATGATCGCGCCCGCCGTGCTCGACGCAGCCATGGAGCTGCTGGTGCATGGCCGCTCCCAGCTCGCGCAAAGCCTTGGCCTGGAGATTTCCGACACATGA
- a CDS encoding thiamine phosphate synthase — protein sequence MTALNDHRAVAHAIVAAHGLRFGAITAAAISAGSFSSDDPVYRGAKQACAALGFIEIDAECLALAWQAQTVRTGAFDASQWPETPADFGMRAFPPAARDDAFAPCPERLGLYAVLPDEQWVGRMARAGVPTVQLRFKSDDVATIEHEVQAAVDAVRGTGALLFINDHWQTAIAARAYGVHLGQEDLDALSPTQVRQIRDAGLRLGVSTHGYAEMVRADAVSPSYIAMGAVYPTTLKKMATAPQGVARLAAYARLLRGYPQVGIGGIDAVRLPEVLATGVGSVAVVRALVTADNPEATAAQWMAAMSAAAA from the coding sequence ATGACCGCACTGAACGACCACCGGGCTGTTGCCCACGCCATCGTAGCGGCGCATGGCTTGCGCTTCGGCGCCATCACGGCCGCGGCCATTTCGGCCGGCAGCTTTTCGTCGGACGACCCGGTGTACCGCGGCGCCAAGCAGGCCTGCGCGGCGCTCGGCTTCATCGAAATCGACGCCGAATGCCTTGCGCTCGCCTGGCAGGCACAGACAGTGCGCACCGGCGCATTCGACGCGAGCCAATGGCCCGAGACGCCGGCCGATTTCGGCATGCGCGCGTTTCCGCCCGCGGCACGCGACGATGCCTTTGCGCCCTGCCCCGAACGACTCGGCCTGTACGCGGTGTTGCCAGATGAGCAATGGGTCGGCCGCATGGCGCGCGCCGGCGTGCCCACCGTGCAGCTGCGCTTCAAGTCGGACGACGTCGCAACCATCGAGCATGAGGTGCAGGCCGCCGTCGACGCGGTGCGCGGCACCGGCGCGCTGCTCTTCATCAACGACCATTGGCAGACGGCCATTGCCGCCCGTGCCTACGGCGTGCACCTTGGCCAGGAAGACCTGGACGCGCTCTCGCCAACGCAGGTGCGGCAAATACGCGATGCCGGTTTGCGCCTTGGCGTGAGCACCCACGGCTACGCCGAGATGGTGCGCGCCGATGCGGTGAGCCCCAGCTACATCGCGATGGGCGCGGTGTACCCGACCACCCTCAAGAAGATGGCGACGGCTCCGCAGGGCGTGGCGCGGCTTGCAGCGTATGCACGCCTCCTGCGCGGCTATCCGCAAGTGGGCATCGGCGGCATCGATGCGGTGCGCCTGCCCGAGGTGCTGGCCACCGGCGTGGGCTCCGTTGCCGTGGTGCGCGCGCTTGTCACCGCAGATAACCCGGAGGCCACGGCCGCTCAATGGATGGCGGCCATGAGCGCAGCCGCCGCATGA
- a CDS encoding thiazole synthase — protein sequence MTTTSSTSSAPDGDPLVLYGQTFHSRLLLGTARYPSPDLLEAAVKRARPAMLTASLRRQSASPGASDSGNGFWELLRRLAVPVLPNTAGCHSVQEVIATAQMARELFDTPWIKLELIGDDYTLQPDTLNLVDAASQLIRDGFQVLPYCTEDLVLCQRLVDVGCQAVMPWAAPIGTGRGPVNPYALQLLRERLSVPMLVDAGLGLPSHACQVMEWGYDGVLLNTAVALAQDPVSMAGAFADAVQAGRAAYRSGAMAAQDSAQPSTPVLGTPFWHHTA from the coding sequence ATGACCACCACCTCTTCCACTTCTTCAGCGCCAGACGGCGATCCGCTGGTTCTGTACGGCCAGACCTTTCACAGCCGCCTGCTGCTGGGCACCGCGCGCTACCCTTCGCCGGACCTGCTCGAAGCCGCCGTGAAGCGCGCCAGGCCCGCCATGCTGACCGCCTCGCTGCGGCGCCAGTCCGCAAGCCCCGGCGCAAGCGACAGCGGCAACGGTTTCTGGGAACTGCTGCGCCGGCTCGCGGTGCCCGTGCTGCCCAATACCGCCGGCTGCCACAGCGTGCAAGAAGTGATTGCCACGGCGCAGATGGCGCGCGAGCTTTTCGACACGCCCTGGATCAAGCTCGAACTCATCGGCGACGACTACACGCTGCAGCCGGACACGCTGAATCTCGTCGATGCCGCATCGCAGCTGATCCGCGACGGCTTCCAGGTGCTGCCCTACTGCACCGAAGACCTGGTGCTGTGCCAGCGCCTCGTCGACGTGGGCTGCCAGGCCGTCATGCCATGGGCCGCACCCATCGGCACCGGCCGCGGCCCGGTAAACCCCTATGCGCTGCAATTGCTGCGCGAGCGGCTGAGCGTGCCGATGCTGGTCGATGCGGGCCTGGGCCTGCCCTCGCATGCCTGCCAGGTGATGGAATGGGGTTACGACGGCGTGCTGCTCAACACGGCAGTCGCGCTCGCGCAAGACCCGGTGTCGATGGCCGGAGCCTTTGCAGACGCGGTGCAGGCCGGCCGCGCGGCCTACCGCTCCGGCGCCATGGCCGCGCAAGACTCCGCGCAGCCGAGCACGCCGGTGCTCGGCACGCCCTTCTGGCATCACACCGCATGA
- a CDS encoding beta strand repeat-containing protein, whose product MTSSGPGAVAVGIQAAATGASATALGATSRAIGDGTVAIGQAAGAASTSSNTGSVAVGIAAGQFVSGAQNTAIGGGVESVTRGAGSGVTGTRNVAFGTGDGSVTYAGTLKASAGSLVSGNDNIAIGTNAGIGVTVSGTTSIGLNANATSTSAVAVGTSTVASNINAVALGAAATATAAGASALGTFANASGANSTAVGVSATAGADFAFAGGWSSKALGLRTVALGNQSEATSDAATAVGNAARAVGNSSLALGAQALAMGTSTVAVGQGAGAGSTAGNTGSVALGIASGALVTGALNTAIGGGTASVMRGAGSGVTGTRNVAFGTGDGSVAYDGTLKAAAGSLVSGDDNIAIGTNAGIGVAASATTSIGVNANASLERAIAIGNNATASALDAISQGTNASAAGRNGIAIGFQSIASKINSINLGARTAPAAGATAEGAIAVGTDVEASQDRAVAMGAATRAAGADAVAMGTRTAATAANATALGSGGTNAATAVRASAAGSLALGGNATAGANAAAADAIAIGGESSATQTEAIAVGRLATASAANTIAVGRNARADSAEAVAIGTNATATGGRSVSIGSGNVANGNGAVAIGDPNTATGDGAVANGMDNTATGNGSVAMGNTNMVGGGGQAVSVAGTAAQGAVGIGYQNTVIGQGAVAIGDRNVANGSSAIALGQQANATGLNTIALGANAVANNAGAVALGAGSVTAAPVATTGTTINGVTYPFAGTTPASTVSVGAPGAERTITNVAAGQITATSTDAINGSQLFRTNSAIEAVSSTANLPLTFTGNTGSVGRRLGESLSITGLGTTAGTYGGANLRTTVVGNQVQLQMTDAPVFTSVTTGNSTLNNNGLTILGGPSVTTAGINANNTRITNVAPGTAGTDAANMNQLNAVSAVAGQGWNVTTAASGTGTVSGTSVANMAPGATMTTTAGNNIGITQSGTNLTIATNPDLVATSLTTGATTINNAGLTIAGGPSVTNTGINAGNTAITNVAAGMLSATSTDAVTGSQLYTTNQQVTANTNDIANISNGLGIKYFHANSTLPDSQALGTDSVAIGPNAVATIDGSIALGSGTTADRFVAPSTGSIPAGSSLIEYNTTDRTLLGALSVGSATTYRQITNVADGTQSQDAVTVRQLSGALQSFAITPIQYFHANSTAADSLAIGAESVAVGPQTVVNGNNGVGIGNGAIVQQSAPGGIAIGQGATSHLADSIAMGTNASAAGVQGVALGAGSSVTQAGGVALGAGSVASTAAGVAGFVPPTATDAQRIAIGATTSTLAAVSVGDAANGQFRQITGVAAGSADSDAVNVSQLRGVQGVVAAIDQSTVKYDTNPDGSINYNSVSMGGSGATGPVTVHNVAPGVAGTDAVNVNQLNAGIAGANAYTDARVNSLGGEIRSIAKDASAGAAGAMAMANMPQAYIPGKSMVSAGVAGFDGQAALALGVSKLSDNGRWVVKFSGSANSRGKVGVAAGAGFHW is encoded by the coding sequence GTGACTTCCAGTGGGCCGGGTGCCGTTGCCGTTGGCATCCAAGCCGCGGCCACCGGCGCATCAGCCACCGCTCTCGGGGCGACCTCTCGGGCGATCGGGGACGGCACGGTTGCGATCGGCCAAGCGGCCGGTGCGGCCTCGACGAGTTCCAATACGGGCTCGGTCGCCGTGGGTATTGCCGCGGGACAATTTGTCTCCGGCGCGCAGAACACCGCCATTGGCGGTGGCGTTGAGAGCGTGACCCGGGGCGCGGGTTCGGGCGTCACGGGAACGCGCAACGTCGCCTTCGGCACGGGCGACGGCTCGGTAACCTACGCCGGGACCTTGAAGGCTTCGGCAGGCAGCCTTGTCAGCGGCAACGACAATATCGCCATCGGCACCAACGCCGGCATCGGCGTCACGGTCAGCGGGACGACGTCGATCGGCCTGAACGCGAATGCGACCTCGACATCTGCAGTCGCGGTAGGTACCAGCACGGTCGCTAGCAACATCAATGCGGTCGCGCTGGGCGCTGCCGCCACCGCCACCGCAGCTGGCGCCAGCGCGTTGGGCACCTTCGCCAATGCCTCGGGAGCGAACTCCACTGCGGTCGGAGTCAGCGCCACGGCCGGGGCCGACTTTGCATTTGCCGGGGGATGGAGCAGCAAAGCGCTTGGGCTTCGCACCGTCGCGCTAGGCAACCAGTCAGAGGCAACCAGCGACGCGGCCACCGCGGTCGGCAACGCCGCTCGCGCGGTAGGAAATAGTTCGCTTGCGCTCGGGGCGCAAGCGCTCGCGATGGGTACCAGTACGGTTGCGGTCGGCCAGGGTGCCGGTGCGGGTTCGACGGCTGGCAATACCGGTTCAGTCGCATTGGGTATCGCATCCGGGGCACTGGTCACCGGTGCACTGAACACAGCCATAGGCGGCGGCACTGCGAGCGTGATGCGGGGCGCAGGTTCGGGCGTCACGGGCACGCGCAACGTGGCCTTCGGCACAGGCGACGGCTCGGTCGCCTACGACGGCACCTTGAAGGCTGCGGCAGGCAGCTTGGTCAGCGGCGACGACAATATCGCCATCGGCACCAATGCAGGTATCGGCGTCGCGGCCAGTGCGACGACGTCGATCGGTGTGAACGCGAATGCGAGCCTAGAGAGGGCGATCGCCATAGGTAACAATGCCACTGCTTCCGCACTGGATGCCATCTCGCAAGGCACCAACGCCAGCGCAGCCGGCCGGAACGGCATCGCAATCGGCTTCCAATCGATCGCCTCCAAGATAAATTCCATCAATCTTGGCGCGCGCACGGCTCCAGCCGCAGGCGCCACTGCAGAAGGTGCAATCGCTGTCGGCACGGACGTGGAAGCGTCTCAGGACCGCGCAGTCGCAATGGGTGCCGCAACGCGCGCTGCCGGTGCCGATGCCGTCGCAATGGGTACCCGGACCGCCGCGACCGCCGCCAATGCCACCGCGCTCGGCTCGGGCGGCACCAATGCCGCGACCGCCGTGCGCGCTTCGGCTGCCGGTTCTCTGGCACTGGGCGGCAACGCGACCGCGGGCGCCAACGCCGCAGCCGCCGATGCCATCGCCATTGGCGGCGAGTCGTCCGCCACCCAGACGGAAGCGATTGCGGTCGGCCGACTGGCCACCGCCTCGGCTGCGAACACCATTGCGGTCGGCAGGAATGCCCGGGCCGATTCGGCCGAAGCGGTTGCAATCGGCACCAACGCTACCGCCACGGGCGGCCGCTCGGTTTCCATCGGCTCCGGCAACGTGGCCAACGGAAACGGCGCGGTCGCCATCGGCGATCCGAACACCGCGACCGGCGACGGCGCGGTTGCGAACGGCATGGACAACACGGCCACCGGCAACGGTTCCGTGGCAATGGGCAACACCAACATGGTGGGCGGCGGCGGCCAGGCGGTCAGCGTCGCCGGCACGGCGGCGCAGGGCGCGGTCGGCATCGGCTACCAGAACACCGTGATCGGCCAGGGCGCCGTGGCCATTGGCGACCGCAACGTCGCCAACGGCTCCAGCGCCATCGCGTTGGGCCAGCAAGCCAATGCAACCGGGCTGAACACCATCGCGCTGGGCGCGAACGCCGTGGCCAACAATGCAGGCGCAGTGGCGCTGGGCGCGGGTTCGGTAACCGCTGCGCCCGTGGCAACCACTGGCACGACCATCAACGGCGTGACCTACCCCTTCGCGGGCACGACGCCGGCCAGCACGGTCAGCGTAGGCGCGCCGGGCGCTGAGCGCACGATCACCAACGTGGCGGCGGGGCAAATCACCGCCACCAGCACCGATGCGATCAATGGTTCGCAGCTCTTCAGGACGAACAGCGCGATCGAAGCGGTGTCCTCGACGGCCAACCTGCCGCTGACCTTCACCGGCAACACCGGCTCGGTGGGCAGAAGGTTGGGCGAGAGCCTGTCCATCACCGGGCTGGGCACCACGGCTGGCACCTACGGCGGCGCCAACCTGCGCACGACCGTGGTCGGGAACCAGGTGCAATTGCAGATGACGGACGCACCGGTGTTCACCAGTGTGACCACCGGCAACAGCACGCTCAACAACAACGGCCTGACCATCCTCGGCGGCCCGAGCGTGACGACCGCGGGCATCAACGCCAACAACACGCGGATCACGAACGTGGCCCCGGGTACCGCCGGCACCGATGCGGCGAACATGAACCAGCTCAACGCGGTCAGCGCAGTGGCCGGCCAGGGCTGGAACGTCACCACGGCGGCCAGCGGCACCGGCACGGTGAGCGGCACCAGCGTGGCCAACATGGCACCTGGCGCCACCATGACGACGACGGCAGGCAACAACATCGGCATCACGCAGAGCGGTACGAACCTGACCATTGCGACCAACCCCGACCTGGTGGCAACAAGCCTCACCACGGGCGCCACGACCATCAACAATGCCGGCCTGACCATCGCCGGCGGGCCGAGCGTGACGAACACGGGCATCAATGCCGGCAACACGGCGATCACCAACGTGGCCGCAGGCATGCTTTCGGCGACATCGACCGATGCGGTCACGGGCAGTCAGCTGTACACCACGAACCAGCAGGTGACGGCGAACACGAACGATATCGCCAACATCAGCAACGGCTTGGGCATCAAGTACTTTCATGCCAACTCCACCCTGCCTGACTCGCAGGCGCTGGGCACCGATTCGGTTGCCATCGGCCCGAACGCGGTTGCCACCATCGATGGCTCGATTGCGCTCGGTTCGGGCACCACTGCCGACCGCTTCGTGGCGCCCTCGACCGGCAGCATTCCGGCCGGCAGCAGCCTGATCGAATACAACACCACCGACCGCACGCTGCTGGGTGCTCTGTCAGTCGGCAGCGCGACCACGTACCGCCAGATCACCAACGTGGCCGACGGCACGCAGTCGCAGGACGCGGTCACGGTGCGGCAGCTGTCGGGTGCGCTGCAATCCTTTGCGATCACGCCCATCCAGTACTTCCACGCCAACTCCACGGCGGCGGACTCGCTGGCCATCGGTGCCGAATCGGTGGCGGTCGGACCGCAGACGGTGGTCAACGGCAACAACGGCGTGGGCATCGGCAACGGCGCCATCGTGCAGCAAAGCGCGCCGGGCGGCATTGCCATTGGCCAAGGCGCTACTTCGCATCTGGCGGATTCGATCGCAATGGGCACCAACGCGTCGGCTGCCGGGGTTCAGGGCGTGGCACTGGGCGCGGGCAGCAGCGTCACGCAAGCGGGCGGCGTAGCACTGGGTGCCGGCTCGGTGGCCTCCACCGCGGCGGGCGTGGCGGGCTTTGTGCCACCCACGGCCACCGATGCACAGCGCATTGCCATTGGCGCGACGACCAGCACGCTGGCGGCGGTGTCGGTGGGCGATGCGGCCAACGGGCAGTTCCGCCAGATCACCGGCGTGGCGGCGGGCTCGGCCGACAGCGATGCGGTCAACGTGTCGCAGCTGCGCGGGGTGCAAGGCGTGGTGGCGGCGATCGACCAGTCGACGGTCAAGTACGACACCAACCCGGACGGCTCGATCAACTACAACAGCGTGAGCATGGGCGGCAGCGGCGCGACGGGCCCGGTCACGGTGCACAACGTGGCGCCCGGTGTGGCCGGCACCGACGCGGTCAACGTGAACCAGCTGAACGCCGGCATCGCAGGCGCCAACGCCTACACCGATGCGCGCGTGAACTCACTGGGCGGCGAGATCCGCAGCATTGCCAAGGACGCCAGCGCCGGTGCCGCGGGTGCCATGGCAATGGCCAACATGCCGCAGGCCTACATCCCGGGCAAGAGCATGGTGTCCGCGGGTGTCGCGGGCTTCGACGGCCAGGCCGCCCTCGCCCTCGGCGTGTCGAAGCTCTCGGACAACGGCCGCTGGGTCGTCAAGTTCAGCGGCTCGGCCAACTCGCGCGGCAAGGTTGGCGTGGCGGCCGGTGCGGGCTTCCATTGGTAA
- a CDS encoding TonB-dependent siderophore receptor, whose translation MTEKQFLFPAWPLSPVSRAAAVAFLLAAGGAQAQQPTELPAITVNESNAAPQADVSGFGDVPVRELPLSATVIDSTQLRASGARRLADLTQFDSSVTDAYNSAGYWDYLTVRGFVLDNRFNYRREGLPISAETSIPLDNKERVEILRGTSGIQAGTSAPGGLVNYVVKRPTEQDLRMLRLETTSRGSVLGALDLGGRFGANREFGYRLNVVNENLKPLTHNIDGNRNMFSLAGDWRITRDSVLEFEIERSHKTQPSQNGFSLLGNALPAPVDPKINLNNQPWSQPSEFNALTGSVRFSQAINADWRWSAQIGQQRLKTDDRLAYAFGCGAEGNYDRYCSDGTFDFYDFRSENERRTQTAGSLNLKGNVMTGSVRHELGFSVLASRVRNRFQDQAYNYVGTGNIWATAIVPPDPTLTDANTNRDERSTELSVQDAIRWNSRFTTWVGLRHTRLDRDSIRTDGSRPTGYKDGITTPWIAASYAIQPGLLAYASWGKGVESQIVPNKSSQYTNAGEALPALTSRQWELGLKGGSDVFNWQLAWFDIKRPMTNLDACNRLGTTPCDGRYDGSAVHRGLEAGAQWNTGPWRFGGSVTLMDAKRRGSTAEPAVNGQWPTNVPKQVLRAQAAYRVASVPGLEMLGQLSHEGRRNVLPDGSIALPSWTRVDAVLRYDTKLRGVQTSWSLAVDNLFDRRYWKESPYQFGHVYLFPGAPRTLRLGLSVSL comes from the coding sequence ATGACAGAGAAGCAATTTCTTTTCCCCGCATGGCCGCTGTCGCCCGTGTCGCGCGCAGCGGCTGTCGCCTTCCTTCTGGCGGCCGGCGGCGCGCAGGCCCAGCAGCCAACAGAGCTGCCCGCCATCACGGTGAACGAAAGCAATGCGGCGCCGCAAGCCGACGTGAGCGGCTTCGGCGACGTGCCGGTGCGCGAGCTGCCGCTTTCGGCCACGGTCATCGACAGCACGCAGCTTCGCGCGAGCGGTGCGCGCAGGCTGGCGGACCTCACGCAGTTCGATTCGTCGGTGACCGATGCCTACAACTCAGCCGGCTACTGGGACTACCTGACCGTGCGCGGCTTTGTGCTGGACAACCGCTTCAACTACCGGCGCGAGGGCTTGCCGATCAGCGCCGAGACATCGATTCCGCTCGACAACAAGGAGCGCGTTGAAATCTTGCGCGGCACCAGCGGGATCCAGGCCGGCACCAGCGCGCCCGGCGGCTTGGTCAACTACGTGGTCAAGCGGCCCACCGAGCAAGACTTGCGCATGCTGCGCCTGGAAACCACCAGCCGCGGCAGCGTGCTCGGCGCGCTCGATCTTGGCGGGCGCTTTGGCGCGAACCGCGAGTTCGGCTACCGGCTGAACGTGGTGAACGAAAACCTCAAGCCGCTCACGCACAACATCGACGGCAACCGCAACATGTTTTCGCTGGCCGGCGACTGGCGCATCACGCGCGACTCGGTGCTCGAATTCGAAATCGAGCGCAGCCACAAGACGCAGCCGAGCCAGAACGGCTTCAGCCTGCTGGGCAATGCGCTGCCCGCCCCGGTCGATCCGAAGATCAACCTCAACAACCAGCCGTGGTCGCAGCCTTCGGAGTTCAACGCGCTCACCGGCAGCGTGCGCTTCAGCCAGGCGATCAATGCCGACTGGCGGTGGAGCGCGCAAATCGGCCAGCAGCGGCTCAAGACCGATGACCGCCTGGCCTATGCCTTCGGCTGCGGCGCCGAAGGCAACTACGACCGCTACTGCTCCGACGGCACCTTCGACTTCTACGACTTTCGCAGCGAGAACGAGCGGCGCACGCAAACTGCCGGCAGCCTGAACCTCAAAGGCAACGTGATGACCGGCAGCGTGCGGCATGAGCTCGGCTTTAGCGTGCTCGCAAGCCGCGTGCGCAACCGCTTCCAGGACCAGGCCTACAACTACGTCGGCACCGGCAACATCTGGGCCACCGCCATCGTGCCGCCAGACCCGACGCTCACAGACGCCAACACCAACCGCGACGAGCGCTCGACCGAGCTTTCGGTGCAAGACGCCATTCGCTGGAACAGCCGCTTCACCACCTGGGTCGGCCTGCGCCACACGCGGCTCGACCGCGACAGCATTCGCACCGACGGCTCGCGCCCCACCGGCTACAAGGACGGCATCACCACGCCATGGATTGCGGCCAGCTACGCCATCCAGCCCGGGCTGCTGGCCTATGCAAGCTGGGGCAAGGGCGTGGAGTCGCAGATCGTGCCGAACAAGAGCTCGCAGTACACCAACGCCGGCGAGGCGCTGCCCGCGCTCACCTCGCGCCAGTGGGAGCTTGGGCTCAAGGGCGGCAGCGATGTCTTCAACTGGCAGCTTGCGTGGTTCGACATCAAGCGCCCTATGACAAACCTCGACGCCTGCAACCGGCTTGGCACCACGCCGTGCGACGGCCGCTACGACGGCAGTGCGGTGCACCGCGGCCTCGAGGCAGGCGCGCAATGGAACACCGGCCCCTGGCGCTTTGGCGGCAGCGTCACGCTGATGGATGCCAAGCGCCGCGGCAGCACCGCAGAGCCCGCCGTCAACGGCCAGTGGCCCACCAACGTGCCCAAGCAGGTGCTGCGCGCGCAGGCTGCGTACCGCGTCGCATCGGTGCCTGGCCTCGAGATGCTGGGGCAGCTTTCGCATGAAGGCCGGCGCAACGTGCTGCCCGACGGTTCCATCGCCCTGCCCTCATGGACCCGCGTCGATGCGGTGCTGCGCTACGACACCAAACTGCGCGGTGTTCAGACAAGTTGGAGCCTTGCCGTCGACAACCTGTTCGACCGCCGCTACTGGAAAGAATCGCCCTACCAGTTCGGCCATGTGTACCTGTTTCCCGGAGCGCCGCGCACGCTGCGCCTTGGTCTGAGCGTGTCGCTGTGA